The Nicotiana tomentosiformis chromosome 2, ASM39032v3, whole genome shotgun sequence genome includes the window gaataattgggggaacaacaatcaaaattggggcaatcaaggaaataaccaaggcaattggggtggcaacaataatagtaattggggaggcaatggaaacccagggggttggaacaataatAATCAAGGGAACCTGGGGTCGGGccctcaaaggcccccgatgtatcaacaacctaACAACCCGTCTCCATTTCCATCTCAAGggaaaagttcttcaaacaatgagacgGGGCGGATAgaaagtatgttcaagcaaattATGGAAAGAAATGCCGACTCCGATacccaaatagcctcccacaaTACTTCTATCTGCAACTTGAaagtacaaatgggtcaaatttctcaagcattgaatactcaCCCTAAGGGGGTACTACCAAGTtatacggtagtaaacccaaagggtgggaacaatacaggccatgctatggtggtgaccacaagaagcggtagaggtggagatgcaagtacCTCTAATCCAAGAAAGATTGTGAATGATAATTTGGTTgtgcaagaagatgatgagatccaaCCCAATAATGAGAATGTGAATGAGTAAGTGAGGATAGACATTGATGACAACGTGGAGGAGACACAAAATTatatgaacccgtctagggaacacatgaTAGACATACCAGAAATGGTAGTGCCCAAAGCCAAGGCCcttttgccaaggcctcctccaccgtatCCTGAAAGGCTcgcaaagcaaaacaacgagaaccaattcaagaaattcattgatatgatgaaaagtttgtccataaatgtacCTTTGGTTAAAGCTCTAGAACAAATGCcaggatatgccaagttcatgaaagacttggtaacaaagaagaggtcaataaactgtgagacgatcaaaatgacacatcaagtgagtgccattgtgcatTCCATGGCTTCAAAGCTAGAAGATCCtagtgcctttacaattccatgcactattggtAGTGCTAATTTCGCTAAAGCCTTATGCGATTtgggagcgagcattaatttgatgtcatattctgtgttcaagacattggggattgggcaaccaagacctacttccatgaggttgcaaatggcagaCCAAACAATGAAGAGGCCActggggataattgatgatgtgctagttcgggtcgacaagttcatacttcccgcagattttgtgatactcgACTATGAGGTTGAATATGAGGTGCCAatcatattggggagacctttcctagcaacagggaaggcattggttgatgtgaaagctggggagctcaccttccgggtgggcgatgaaaaggtTGTGTTCCATGTGTTCAAGTCAATGAGGCTGCCTAATAGCAACAAAGTATGCTCTTTTATGGATCTAGTGacggaggtgattgttgatgacacgAGAGTtatgatcaatgtggaagaccctcTGGAAGCTGAGTTGTTGAATCATGAGGATGATGAGAAGGCAGGCTTGATAGAATGTGCAAATGCTTTGtaaggaatgggatcctacacatatggaccccgtaaactttccttggaccttgagaaccggaagactccgccaacaaagccctcaatcgaggagccaccaacattggagttgaagcccttgccttcacacctcaggtatgagttcttaggcccttgttccacattACATGTTATTCTTTCTTCGTGTTTAACTAACATGCAGGTAGATTCCATCCTTGTGGTGCTTCAAAGAAGAAGAaggcaataggttggacattggcggatattcggggtatacgCCCCGCCTTATGAATGCACAAAATCATATTGGAGGAAGATTCCAAACCCTctgtggaacatcaaaggaggttgaacgagtCTATGCAAGAGGTaatcaagaaagagatcatcaagtggctagatgcaggggttgtgtaccccacttctgatagttcatggacttcactggtacaatgtgtcccaaagaagggggcatgactgtgatcacaAGTGATAGAAAtaaattgatccccacaagaagtGTAGGATAGGTGGGAGGTGGTGACACACAACGACCAATCCTGAAAGACCACTCTTTCGTCTAAGGATGCCTAACCGCCGCACCGATCATTCGGGGGGAGGCGGGACACTGCGAGGTGGGTAGTTTATCTGGGGCGGATGCCTCCTAAAGAGTAACGGAGGTGTGCGAAGGTAGGCTCAAGCTAAGATTCTGCTCGTGAGCGTAATGGTATAAGCCTGCCTGACTGTGAGACCGACTGGTCGAACAGAGACGAAAGTCGGCCATAGTGATCCGGGAGTCCCGTGTGGAAGGGCTCTCGCTCAACGGATCAAAGGTACGCCGGGGATAACAGGCTGATGACTCCCAAGAGCTCTTATCGACGGAGTCGTTTGGCACCTCGATGTCGACTCATCACATCCTGGGGTTGAAGAAGGTCCCAAGGGTTCGGTTGTTCGCCGATTCAAGTGGTACGTGAGTTGGGTTTAGAACGTCGTGAGACAGTTCGGTTCCTATCTACCGTTGGTGTTAAAGGGAGAACTGCGAGGAGCCAACCCTAGTACGAGAGGACTCTGTGTAGCCAAGGAAAGTAAGATTCTAATAGAAATGACCTTTGCCTCTGTTGAAAGTTGAAGTGGACAAAGAAAAAATTGAAGTGatttcaaaactccctcctcctacttccgtcaagggagtgaggagctttcttggtcatgcggggttttaccgaaggttcatcaaggatttctcaaaagtggtgaaccccttgtgcaagttgttggaaaaagatgcaaagtttgtgttcaataATGATTAAAAGAAAGCAtttgagcttctcaagtatagattaactaccactcccatcattaccacACTCAATTGGAGCTTACTATTtaagctcatgtgcgatgctagcgaCGTTGCGGTAGGAGCGATTTTGGGGCAAAggatcaacaagatatttcatccggtttattatgcaagcaaaacaatgaacgacgcccaagtcaactatacggtgaacgagaaagagctattagccattgtcttcgccATGTAGAAATTCCGCCCCTACCTCATGGgtaccaaagtgattgtgcacaccgatcacgcggcacttcgttatttgttgagtaaaaaggactctaaggctaggttgatgagatgggttcttcttctacaagagtttgaccttgaaatcatagatcaaaaagggagtgaaaatcaagtggcggaccatttATCCCGCTTCGAAGAGGAGGGGCGTCCCCATGATGGCCTCGAGATTAATGATTCATTTCCAGATGAACAACTCCTCTTCGTGTCTGTGACTGGGATAccttggttcgccgatgtggctaactttcttatGATCGACATTGTCTCGTATGAGCTCTTTTCAAACCAAAGGAAAAAGCTCAAACGGGActgcttggattattattaggacgagccatatcttttcaaaatttgcaatgatggtgttatcTGGAGATGTGTTCTggaagaagagcaattgagtattcttgaagcttgccattcctCATCCTATGGTGGTGGGGCGAAaactgctacaaaggtcctaagctatggattctattggcctaccttgtacaaatATGCTAGAGAGC containing:
- the LOC138906082 gene encoding uncharacterized protein, coding for MVVPKAKALLPRPPPPYPERLAKQNNENQFKKFIDMMKSLSINVPLVKALEQMPGYAKFMKDLVTKKRSINCETIKMTHQVSAIVHSMASKLEDPSAFTIPCTIGSANFAKALCDLGASINLMSYSVFKTLGIGQPRPTSMRLQMADQTMKRPLGIIDDVLVRVDKFILPADFVILDYEVEYEVPIILGRPFLATGKALVDVKAGELTFRVGDEKVVFHVFKSMRLPNSNKVCSFMDLVTEVIVDDTRVMINVEDPLEAELLNHEDDEKAGLIECANAL